A single region of the Streptomyces sp. NBC_00425 genome encodes:
- a CDS encoding RelA/SpoT family protein, whose translation MSAEATNPATPGPVTPATPRRRSLPRIDLRRLGRAALLGPASRGRLPDAISHVVEVHRAHHPDADLEPLRRAYVLAESSHRGQMRKSGEPYITHPLAVTLILAELGAETTALTASLLHDTVEDTDVTLDQVGEEFGAEVRYLVDGVTKLEKVDYGAAAEPETFRKMLVATGNDVRVMSIKLADRLHNMRTLGVMRPEKQARIAKVTREVLIPLAERLGVQALKTELEDLVFAILHPEEYAHTRELIAGNEAQETDPLAEFSDVMRAVLREAGIQAEVLIRPRHFVSVHRVSRKRGRLRGCDFGRLLVLVNEDADCYAVLGELHTCMTPVVSEFKDFIAVPKFNLYQSLHTAVAREDGQVAEVLIRTHQMHKVAEAGVIALGNPYTASAEEHTGPGAPADEERVDPTRPGWLSRLLDWQEAAPDPDTFWSTLREDLAQDREITVYRPDGGALGLPEGATCVDAAYAQYGEDAHACIGARVNGRLATLSTVLRDGDTVQLLMGQDPASEPSREWLEHAHTPGARIAIQRWLTTHPAPAENAAAEPAAGSVAETAPSVRSAADAAPADPSAPSPGAAITVVDRPDAHVRLAGCCTPVPLDEVTGFAVRGGVVTVHRVECAAVARMADAGREEVAVRWGDTTGCRVTLVAESFGRPHLLADLTEAMALEGAEIVSATVEPPSQQRVRHTYTVRLPDAAHLPDLLRAMRNVPGVYDVGRAQHHAAAPSGTR comes from the coding sequence ATGAGTGCGGAGGCCACGAACCCTGCGACCCCAGGCCCGGTAACCCCGGCCACGCCCCGCAGGCGCAGCCTTCCCCGGATCGACCTGCGCCGTCTGGGCCGGGCCGCGCTGCTCGGCCCCGCCTCCCGCGGCCGGCTGCCCGACGCGATCAGCCACGTCGTCGAGGTCCATCGCGCGCACCACCCCGACGCCGACCTCGAACCCCTGCGCCGCGCCTATGTGCTCGCCGAGTCCTCGCACCGCGGGCAGATGCGCAAGAGCGGCGAGCCCTACATCACCCACCCCCTCGCGGTGACGTTGATCCTCGCCGAACTCGGCGCGGAGACCACCGCCTTGACGGCCTCGCTGCTCCACGACACCGTCGAGGACACCGATGTGACGCTCGATCAGGTCGGCGAGGAGTTCGGCGCCGAGGTGCGTTATCTCGTCGACGGCGTGACGAAGTTGGAGAAGGTCGACTACGGCGCCGCCGCCGAACCCGAGACGTTCCGAAAGATGCTCGTCGCCACCGGCAACGACGTCCGCGTGATGTCGATCAAACTCGCCGACCGGCTGCACAACATGCGCACCCTCGGCGTGATGCGCCCCGAGAAGCAGGCGCGCATCGCCAAGGTGACCCGCGAGGTCCTCATCCCGCTCGCCGAACGCCTGGGTGTCCAGGCCCTCAAGACGGAGCTGGAGGACCTCGTCTTCGCGATCCTGCACCCCGAGGAGTACGCGCACACCCGCGAGCTGATCGCCGGCAACGAGGCGCAGGAGACCGACCCGCTCGCCGAGTTCTCCGACGTGATGCGCGCAGTGCTGCGCGAGGCCGGCATCCAGGCCGAAGTCCTCATCAGGCCTCGGCACTTCGTCTCCGTCCACCGGGTCTCCCGCAAACGGGGCCGGCTGCGGGGCTGCGACTTCGGCCGCCTGCTGGTGCTGGTGAACGAGGACGCCGACTGCTACGCCGTGCTGGGCGAACTGCACACCTGTATGACGCCGGTCGTCTCGGAGTTCAAGGACTTCATCGCGGTTCCCAAGTTCAACCTGTACCAGTCGCTGCACACCGCCGTGGCCCGCGAGGACGGCCAGGTCGCGGAAGTCCTCATCCGCACGCACCAGATGCACAAGGTCGCCGAGGCCGGCGTCATCGCGCTCGGCAACCCCTACACGGCCTCCGCGGAGGAACACACCGGCCCGGGCGCCCCCGCGGACGAGGAGCGCGTCGACCCCACCCGTCCCGGCTGGCTCTCCCGCCTCCTGGACTGGCAGGAGGCGGCGCCCGATCCCGACACCTTCTGGTCGACCCTGCGCGAGGACCTCGCCCAGGACCGCGAGATCACCGTCTACCGGCCCGACGGCGGCGCCCTCGGCCTGCCCGAGGGGGCCACCTGCGTGGACGCCGCCTACGCGCAGTACGGCGAAGACGCCCACGCCTGTATCGGCGCCCGGGTGAACGGCCGCCTGGCGACCCTCAGCACCGTCCTGCGGGACGGCGACACCGTCCAGCTCCTGATGGGCCAGGACCCGGCCTCGGAGCCCTCCCGGGAGTGGCTGGAGCACGCCCACACCCCTGGCGCCCGGATCGCCATCCAGCGCTGGCTGACGACGCACCCCGCGCCCGCCGAGAACGCCGCCGCCGAACCCGCCGCGGGCTCCGTCGCCGAGACCGCGCCGTCCGTCCGGTCCGCGGCCGACGCCGCGCCGGCGGACCCCTCCGCCCCGAGTCCCGGAGCAGCGATCACCGTCGTCGACCGGCCCGACGCGCACGTCCGGCTAGCCGGGTGCTGTACGCCCGTGCCGCTCGACGAGGTCACCGGCTTCGCGGTGCGCGGGGGAGTGGTGACCGTGCACCGCGTCGAGTGCGCCGCGGTGGCGCGCATGGCGGACGCGGGGCGCGAGGAGGTCGCCGTGCGCTGGGGCGACACCACCGGATGCCGGGTCACCCTGGTCGCCGAGTCGTTCGGACGCCCCCACCTGCTCGCCGACCTCACCGAGGCCATGGCGCTCGAGGGCGCCGAGATCGTCTCCGCCACCGTCGAACCGCCGAGCCAGCAGCGGGTCCGCCACACCTACACCGTCCGACTGCCCGACGCGGCCCACCTGCCCGACCTGCTGCGGGCCATGCGCAACGTGCCCGGCGTGTACGACGTGGGGCGCGCGCAGCACCACGCGGCGGCCCCCTCCGGGACGAGGTAG
- a CDS encoding trypsin-like serine peptidase yields the protein MRSIRPSSTARRGRNARRRTSPVLSALALASVLALTATACDSGDADASGQASASASATDDGKITIPDDIKDRLKEHGIDLDKWKNGAWKNWDRDDWLREAQDYVNPIIKGLWDPDRMREAEDPDRGVDDSDLSGDQGVTDPTPAAVEAKAVSPTYHANAPQAGKVFFDSPEGTMVCSATVVRDPAHPGKSNLVWTAGHCVHAGKKGGWYRNIAFVPSYNDSGKTAAQMQSATKEEAAPYGVWWGDWAQTSDQWIAQGGQTGGDGASYDYAVIHVTPEEGGSGKSLEETVGSALPVDFKAPAVPKVSRITATGYPAAAPYDGQKLYQCKDKPGRFSLSTADPTMYRIGCTMTGGASGGGWVATGSDGKPALVSNTSIGPVKAGWLAGPRLNDVAKGVYDSVSKKFAGR from the coding sequence ATGCGATCCATACGGCCGTCGTCCACCGCTCGCCGGGGGAGGAACGCGCGTCGCAGAACCTCCCCCGTGCTGAGCGCCCTCGCCCTCGCCTCGGTGCTCGCGCTCACCGCGACCGCCTGCGACTCGGGCGACGCCGATGCGAGCGGTCAGGCGAGCGCCTCGGCGTCGGCCACGGACGACGGAAAGATCACGATCCCGGACGACATCAAGGACCGGCTCAAAGAGCACGGGATCGATCTCGACAAGTGGAAGAACGGCGCCTGGAAGAACTGGGACAGGGACGACTGGCTGCGCGAGGCGCAGGACTACGTCAACCCGATCATCAAGGGGCTGTGGGACCCGGACCGGATGCGGGAGGCCGAGGACCCGGACCGCGGCGTCGACGACAGCGACCTCTCGGGCGACCAGGGGGTGACCGACCCGACGCCGGCGGCGGTGGAGGCGAAGGCGGTGTCCCCCACGTACCACGCCAACGCGCCCCAGGCCGGCAAGGTCTTCTTCGACTCCCCCGAGGGGACGATGGTCTGCTCGGCGACGGTCGTGCGGGACCCGGCCCACCCGGGCAAGTCCAACCTCGTCTGGACGGCTGGTCACTGCGTGCACGCCGGCAAGAAGGGCGGCTGGTACCGGAACATCGCGTTCGTCCCGTCGTACAACGACTCGGGCAAGACGGCCGCGCAGATGCAGTCGGCGACCAAGGAGGAGGCCGCTCCCTACGGCGTGTGGTGGGGCGACTGGGCGCAGACCTCCGACCAGTGGATCGCCCAGGGCGGCCAGACCGGCGGTGACGGCGCCTCCTACGACTACGCCGTCATCCATGTGACGCCGGAGGAGGGCGGTTCGGGCAAGTCCCTGGAGGAGACGGTCGGTTCGGCGCTCCCGGTGGACTTCAAGGCCCCGGCGGTGCCGAAGGTGAGCCGTATCACCGCGACCGGTTACCCGGCGGCGGCGCCCTACGACGGGCAGAAGCTCTACCAGTGCAAGGACAAGCCGGGACGGTTCTCGCTCAGCACCGCGGACCCGACGATGTACCGCATCGGCTGCACGATGACCGGCGGCGCCTCGGGCGGCGGCTGGGTCGCCACCGGCTCGGACGGAAAGCCCGCGCTGGTGTCGAACACGTCGATCGGTCCGGTGAAGGCGGGCTGGCTCGCGGGCCCGCGGCTGAACGACGTGGCCAAGGGCGTGTACGACTCGGTGAGCAAGAAGTTCGCCGGCCGGTAG
- a CDS encoding M1 family metallopeptidase → MLLTPRARLKSALLASAVSVCLVAASAPAAPLGVGDRLFPNLGNPGYDVASYDLSFTYSGANDKPLQAVTVINAWTTAALDRINLDFAHGKVDSVEVDGRPAAFTGVDDDLVITPRDTLVPGSWMRITVRHTSDPVMSGDRDGGWVRTTDGLAMANQADAAHLVFPCNDHPSDKAMFTIRVTAPDAYTAVAGGLPAGVEKSGGTTTWTYRTQHPMATELAQVSVGRSTVVHREGPHALPLRDVVPTKDRAVLEPWLKKTPEQIAWLERKVGPFPFETYGLLMADASTGFELETQTLSLFEKDLFTQPAYPRWYVESIMVHELAHQWFGDSVSPRTWSDLWLNEGHATWYEALYAEEKSGRTLEARMKAAYGASDRWRAAGGPPALPKAPKAGQKISIFRPNVYDGAALVLYALRQEIGRAAFAHLERAWTHNHRDSTASTADFARLAENVSGRDLTPFFREWLYGEKTPPMPGHPDWKATAPALKNPVGNAPKPAPQAPPAAK, encoded by the coding sequence ATGCTGCTCACCCCCCGCGCCCGGCTGAAGTCCGCGCTGCTCGCCTCGGCCGTCTCCGTCTGCCTCGTCGCCGCGAGCGCGCCGGCGGCCCCGCTCGGCGTCGGCGACCGCCTCTTCCCGAACCTGGGCAACCCCGGCTACGACGTCGCGTCGTACGACCTGTCCTTCACCTACTCCGGCGCCAACGACAAGCCGCTCCAGGCCGTCACCGTCATCAACGCCTGGACCACCGCCGCCCTGGACCGGATCAACCTCGACTTCGCGCACGGCAAGGTCGACTCGGTCGAGGTGGACGGCAGGCCGGCCGCCTTCACCGGAGTGGACGACGACCTGGTGATCACTCCGCGGGACACGCTCGTCCCGGGCAGCTGGATGCGCATCACCGTGCGGCACACCAGCGATCCCGTGATGAGCGGCGACCGCGACGGCGGCTGGGTCAGGACCACGGACGGTCTCGCCATGGCCAACCAGGCGGACGCCGCCCACCTCGTCTTCCCGTGCAACGACCACCCCTCCGACAAGGCGATGTTCACCATCCGGGTCACCGCGCCGGACGCCTACACCGCCGTCGCGGGCGGGCTGCCCGCCGGCGTGGAGAAGTCCGGCGGGACGACCACCTGGACGTACCGCACCCAGCACCCCATGGCCACCGAGCTCGCCCAGGTGTCCGTGGGCCGCTCCACCGTCGTGCACCGGGAGGGGCCGCACGCGCTGCCGCTGCGGGACGTCGTGCCCACCAAGGACCGCGCCGTCCTCGAGCCCTGGCTGAAGAAGACCCCCGAACAGATCGCGTGGCTGGAACGCAAGGTCGGCCCCTTCCCCTTCGAGACGTACGGGCTGCTCATGGCCGACGCCTCCACCGGGTTCGAACTCGAGACGCAGACACTGTCCCTCTTCGAGAAGGACCTCTTCACCCAGCCCGCCTACCCCAGGTGGTACGTCGAGTCGATCATGGTCCACGAGCTGGCCCACCAGTGGTTCGGCGACAGCGTCTCGCCGCGCACCTGGTCCGACCTGTGGCTGAACGAGGGGCACGCCACCTGGTACGAGGCGCTGTATGCGGAGGAGAAGTCGGGCCGCACCCTGGAGGCGCGCATGAAGGCGGCCTACGGCGCCTCCGACCGCTGGCGCGCCGCGGGAGGACCGCCCGCCCTGCCCAAGGCGCCGAAGGCCGGCCAGAAGATCAGCATCTTCCGGCCCAACGTGTACGACGGCGCCGCGCTCGTCCTGTACGCGCTGCGCCAGGAGATCGGCCGGGCTGCGTTCGCACACCTGGAGCGCGCCTGGACGCACAATCACCGGGACTCGACGGCGAGCACGGCCGACTTCGCCCGCCTCGCCGAGAACGTCTCCGGACGCGACCTGACCCCGTTCTTCAGGGAGTGGCTCTACGGCGAGAAGACCCCGCCGATGCCGGGCCACCCGGACTGGAAGGCGACGGCCCCGGCCTTGAAGAACCCCGTCGGGAACGCTCCGAAGCCCGCTCCGCAGGCCCCGCCCGCCGCGAAATAA
- the miaA gene encoding tRNA (adenosine(37)-N6)-dimethylallyltransferase MiaA — MSSAPPAPRVIAVVGPTAAGKSDLGVFLAQRLGGEVVNADSMQLYRGMDIGTAKLTAEERGGVPHHLLDVWDVTVTASVAEYQRLARERIDALLAEGRWPILVGGSGLYVRGAVDNLEFPGTDPEVRARLEEELTLRGSGALHARLAAADPEAAQAILPGNGRRIVRALEVIEITGKPFTANLPGHDSVYDTVQIGVDVARPELDERIARRVDRMWDAGLVDEVRALEARGLREGRTASRALGYQQVLTALSGECTQDEARAETVRATKRFARRQDSWFRRDPRVHWLSGAAADLTELPESALAFVERPVTA; from the coding sequence GTGAGCAGCGCACCCCCCGCCCCCCGCGTCATCGCCGTCGTCGGACCGACCGCGGCCGGAAAGTCCGATCTGGGCGTCTTCCTGGCCCAGCGACTCGGCGGCGAGGTCGTCAACGCCGACTCCATGCAGCTGTACCGAGGGATGGACATCGGCACCGCCAAACTGACGGCCGAGGAGCGCGGCGGCGTCCCGCACCACCTCCTGGACGTCTGGGACGTCACGGTCACCGCCTCCGTCGCCGAGTACCAGCGGCTGGCCCGGGAGCGCATCGACGCCCTGCTCGCCGAGGGCAGGTGGCCGATCCTGGTCGGCGGCTCCGGCCTGTACGTCCGCGGCGCCGTCGACAACCTGGAGTTCCCCGGCACCGACCCCGAGGTCCGTGCCCGGCTGGAGGAGGAACTCACGCTGCGAGGTTCGGGAGCGCTGCACGCCCGGCTGGCCGCGGCCGACCCGGAGGCCGCGCAGGCGATCCTCCCCGGCAACGGCCGCCGTATCGTCCGGGCGCTCGAGGTGATCGAGATCACCGGCAAGCCCTTCACCGCCAACCTGCCCGGACACGACTCGGTCTACGACACCGTCCAGATCGGCGTGGACGTGGCGCGCCCGGAACTCGACGAGCGCATCGCCCGCCGCGTCGACCGGATGTGGGACGCGGGACTCGTGGACGAGGTCCGCGCGCTGGAGGCCCGGGGCCTGCGCGAGGGCCGCACGGCCTCACGCGCGCTCGGCTATCAGCAGGTCCTCACGGCCCTGAGCGGCGAGTGCACGCAGGACGAGGCGCGCGCGGAGACCGTGCGTGCCACCAAGCGCTTCGCGCGCCGTCAGGATTCCTGGTTCAGGCGCGATCCGCGGGTGCACTGGTTGAGTGGGGCTGCGGCCGATCTCACAGAACTTCCGGAGTCCGCACTGGCGTTCGTGGAGCGACCGGTCACAGCCTGA
- the hflX gene encoding GTPase HflX, whose product MTSSSSFSQDTQRMAHAYPEGLRADALMEEDVAWSHEIDGDRDGEQFDRSERAALRRVAGLSTELEDVTEVEYRQLRLERVVLVGVWTTGTARDADNSLAELAALAETAGALVLDGVVQRRDKPDAATYIGSGKANELRDIVLETGADTVICDGELSPGQLIHLEDVVKVKVIDRTALILDIFAQHAKSREGKAQVALAQMQYMLPRLRGWGQSLSRQMGGGKGGGLATRGPGETKIETDRRRIREKMAKMRREIAEMKTGREIKRQERKRHKVPSVAIAGYTNAGKSSLLNRLTGAGVLVENALFATLDPTVRRAETPSGRLYTLADTVGFVRHLPHHLVEAFRSTMEEVGESDLILHVVDGSHPDPEEQLAAVREVVRDVGATGVPEIVVINKADAADPLTLQRLMRVEKRSIAVSARTGQGIEELLALIDDELPRPSVEIEALVPYTHGKLVARAHDEGEVISAEHTAEGTLLKARVHEELAAELAPYVPAPAT is encoded by the coding sequence ATGACCTCCTCTTCTTCCTTTTCCCAGGACACCCAGCGCATGGCGCACGCCTACCCCGAAGGTCTTCGGGCCGATGCCCTGATGGAAGAGGACGTCGCCTGGAGTCACGAGATCGACGGAGACCGGGACGGCGAACAGTTCGACCGCTCCGAGCGCGCGGCGCTGCGCCGTGTGGCGGGCCTCTCCACCGAGCTCGAGGACGTCACCGAGGTCGAGTACCGCCAGCTCCGCCTGGAGCGGGTCGTGCTCGTGGGCGTCTGGACCACGGGGACCGCGCGGGACGCGGACAACTCCCTCGCGGAGCTGGCCGCCCTCGCGGAGACCGCGGGCGCGCTCGTGCTCGACGGCGTCGTCCAGCGCCGCGACAAGCCCGACGCGGCCACCTACATCGGCTCGGGCAAGGCGAACGAGCTGCGCGACATCGTCCTCGAGACGGGCGCCGACACCGTCATCTGCGACGGTGAGCTCAGCCCGGGCCAGCTCATCCACCTCGAGGACGTCGTCAAGGTCAAGGTCATCGACCGTACGGCCCTGATCCTCGACATCTTCGCCCAGCACGCCAAGTCCCGGGAGGGCAAGGCGCAGGTCGCGCTCGCGCAGATGCAGTACATGCTGCCGAGGCTGCGCGGCTGGGGCCAGTCGCTGTCCCGTCAGATGGGCGGCGGCAAGGGCGGCGGCCTCGCCACCCGCGGTCCCGGTGAGACCAAGATCGAGACGGACCGGCGGCGGATCCGCGAGAAGATGGCGAAGATGCGCCGGGAGATCGCGGAGATGAAGACCGGCCGCGAGATCAAGCGCCAGGAGCGCAAGCGTCACAAGGTGCCGTCCGTCGCCATCGCGGGCTACACCAACGCGGGCAAGTCCTCCCTGCTCAACCGGCTCACGGGCGCGGGCGTCCTGGTCGAGAACGCCCTGTTCGCGACCCTGGACCCGACCGTGCGCCGGGCCGAGACGCCCAGCGGCCGTCTGTACACCCTGGCGGACACCGTCGGTTTCGTCCGGCACCTGCCGCACCACCTGGTCGAGGCGTTCCGCTCCACCATGGAGGAGGTCGGCGAGTCCGACCTGATCCTGCACGTGGTGGACGGCTCGCACCCCGACCCGGAGGAGCAGCTGGCCGCCGTACGCGAGGTGGTCCGCGACGTCGGCGCCACCGGCGTGCCCGAGATCGTCGTCATCAACAAGGCGGACGCGGCCGATCCGCTGACGCTGCAGCGGCTCATGCGGGTCGAGAAGCGCTCCATCGCTGTCTCCGCCCGCACCGGCCAGGGCATCGAAGAGCTGCTCGCACTGATCGACGACGAGCTGCCGAGGCCGTCCGTCGAGATCGAGGCGCTCGTGCCGTACACGCACGGCAAGCTCGTCGCACGTGCCCACGACGAGGGCGAGGTGATCTCCGCGGAGCACACGGCGGAGGGCACCCTGCTCAAGGCGCGGGTCCACGAGGAGCTGGCGGCGGAACTCGCTCCGTACGTGCCGGCGCCGGCCACCTGA
- a CDS encoding antitoxin, translated as MGLLDSLKAKLTPARGKVSDLALQHGDKIQHGIDKAAHVVDEKTKGKYSDRIHTGTGKAKGAMDRLAHKDGSAGGGDTFTPPNTPPPTS; from the coding sequence ATGGGTCTTTTGGACAGTTTGAAGGCCAAGCTCACCCCGGCCAGAGGCAAGGTCTCGGACCTCGCGCTCCAGCACGGGGACAAGATCCAGCACGGCATCGACAAGGCCGCGCACGTCGTCGACGAGAAGACCAAGGGCAAGTACAGCGACAGGATCCACACGGGCACCGGCAAGGCCAAGGGCGCCATGGACCGGCTCGCGCACAAGGACGGGTCCGCAGGGGGCGGCGACACCTTCACGCCGCCGAACACACCCCCGCCGACCTCCTGA
- the dapF gene encoding diaminopimelate epimerase translates to MSTRIAFLKGHGTENDFVIVPDPENAVDLSPAHVAALCDRRAGIGGDGVLHVVRSAAHPEAVHMAAEAEWFMDYRNGDGSVAEMCGNGVRVFARYLQYAGLVTDGDLSVATRGGVKRVHLAKDGDVTVGMGRARLPEGDVTVSVGERSWPARNVNMGNPHAVAFVDDLAHAGALLSPPPFSPAAAYPDGVNVEFVVDRGPRHVALRVHERGSGETRSCGTGACAVAVAAARRDGADPAATGTPVTYTVDLPGGRLVITERPDGEIEMTGPAVIVATGELDSEWLETAAR, encoded by the coding sequence ATGAGCACCCGGATCGCCTTCCTCAAGGGGCACGGGACCGAGAACGACTTCGTGATCGTCCCGGACCCCGAGAACGCCGTAGACCTCTCCCCGGCCCACGTCGCCGCCCTGTGCGACCGTCGCGCGGGCATCGGGGGCGACGGGGTGCTGCACGTCGTGCGGTCCGCGGCGCACCCCGAGGCCGTGCACATGGCCGCCGAGGCGGAGTGGTTCATGGACTACCGCAACGGCGACGGCTCCGTCGCCGAGATGTGCGGCAACGGCGTCCGCGTGTTCGCGCGCTACCTCCAGTACGCCGGACTCGTCACCGACGGCGATCTCTCGGTCGCCACGCGCGGGGGCGTGAAGCGCGTGCACCTCGCGAAGGACGGCGACGTCACGGTCGGCATGGGCAGGGCCCGCCTTCCCGAGGGCGACGTCACGGTGAGCGTCGGTGAGCGCAGCTGGCCCGCGCGCAACGTGAACATGGGCAACCCGCACGCCGTCGCCTTCGTGGACGACCTCGCGCACGCGGGCGCCCTGCTCTCCCCGCCGCCCTTCAGCCCCGCGGCCGCCTACCCGGACGGGGTCAACGTCGAGTTCGTCGTGGACCGCGGCCCGCGGCACGTCGCACTGCGCGTGCACGAGCGCGGATCCGGCGAGACCCGCTCGTGCGGCACCGGCGCGTGCGCCGTCGCCGTGGCCGCCGCGCGCAGGGACGGCGCCGACCCCGCGGCCACCGGAACCCCCGTCACGTACACGGTCGACCTTCCGGGCGGACGCCTGGTGATCACCGAGCGGCCCGACGGCGAGATCGAGATGACCGGGCCGGCCGTGATCGTCGCCACAGGAGAGCTCGATTCCGAATGGCTGGAAACAGCTGCTCGCTGA
- a CDS encoding IucA/IucC family protein, which yields MSGPSGRAVAPPHRARPPSSPGATLTTSPQSTVDLLDHPDPHTAAQAAAVENLLRCWVREAGLPAPADGLLRVPLPASGVALLVPVLYWSSTGMHRFGLPRLAGAPEQTPPVDAVMVAALLAREANPGDGRTGQRGGARPGTADGEGVDLVARVADSVRRTAAFIGERRERPADAPDLFLAAEQSLVLGHPLHPTPKSREGLSDGDARLYSPEARGAFPLHWLAVDPSVLATDSAWTEGGRPVPAAVLTARLAGRGLPLPEGFAALPMHPWQLREARRRPEIRALLDDGLLRDLGAHGPPWHPTSSVRTVHRSGAAAMLKLSLGLRITNSRRENLRKELHRGVEVHRLLRAGLAGRWRAAHPGFDIVRDPAWLAVDGPDGLPLTGLDVMIRHNPFAPADDVTCLAGLVAPRPNGPSGPSGPSGPSGPSGQSTVAGAASPDQAAAPRSRLASIVQSLARRTGRAAGAVAAEWFLRYLERVVRPVLWLDGEAGIALEAHQQNTLLLLDADGWPTGGRYRDNQGYYFRESRRADLAARLPGIGEASDTFVADEVTDERFCYYLGINNVLGLVGAFGSQRLADERLLLAAFRRFLADAAHGPGRLRSSLPARLLDSPVLRCKANLLTRLHGLDELVGPVDTQSVYVTLPNPLRP from the coding sequence GTGAGCGGGCCGTCGGGCCGGGCCGTGGCACCGCCCCATCGCGCACGGCCCCCTTCGTCACCAGGAGCGACCTTGACCACCTCTCCCCAGTCCACCGTCGATCTCCTGGACCATCCCGATCCGCACACCGCGGCCCAGGCCGCCGCCGTGGAGAACCTGCTGCGCTGCTGGGTGCGCGAGGCCGGCCTGCCCGCACCCGCCGACGGCCTCCTCCGGGTGCCGCTGCCCGCCAGCGGAGTCGCCCTGCTGGTCCCCGTCCTCTACTGGTCCTCGACGGGCATGCACCGCTTCGGCCTGCCCCGCCTGGCGGGCGCGCCCGAGCAGACCCCGCCGGTGGACGCCGTCATGGTCGCGGCCCTGCTGGCCCGCGAGGCGAACCCGGGCGACGGCCGGACCGGCCAGCGCGGCGGTGCCCGGCCGGGCACCGCCGACGGCGAAGGCGTCGACCTCGTGGCACGCGTCGCCGACTCCGTCCGCCGTACCGCCGCCTTCATCGGCGAGCGCCGGGAACGTCCCGCCGACGCTCCCGACCTGTTCCTCGCCGCAGAGCAGTCGCTGGTGCTCGGGCATCCGCTGCATCCGACCCCGAAGAGCCGCGAAGGGCTCTCGGACGGTGACGCGCGCCTGTACTCGCCCGAGGCGCGCGGTGCGTTTCCTCTGCACTGGCTCGCCGTCGATCCGTCCGTACTGGCCACGGACTCCGCCTGGACCGAGGGCGGCCGCCCGGTCCCCGCCGCCGTGCTGACGGCCAGACTCGCCGGCCGCGGCCTGCCGCTGCCCGAGGGCTTCGCGGCGCTCCCGATGCACCCCTGGCAGCTGCGCGAGGCGCGGCGCCGGCCGGAGATCCGGGCCCTCCTCGACGACGGACTGCTCCGGGACCTCGGCGCGCACGGCCCGCCCTGGCACCCGACCTCCTCCGTGCGCACCGTCCATCGCTCCGGGGCCGCCGCGATGCTCAAACTGTCGCTGGGGCTGCGCATCACCAACTCACGGCGGGAGAACCTCCGCAAGGAACTCCACCGTGGTGTCGAGGTGCACCGCCTCCTGCGGGCCGGTCTGGCCGGGCGGTGGCGGGCCGCCCACCCCGGCTTCGACATCGTCCGGGACCCGGCCTGGCTCGCCGTCGACGGTCCTGACGGCCTCCCGCTGACAGGTCTCGACGTGATGATCCGGCACAATCCGTTCGCCCCGGCGGACGACGTCACCTGCCTCGCCGGTCTCGTCGCACCACGGCCGAACGGACCGAGCGGACCGAGCGGACCGAGCGGACCGAGCGGACCGAGCGGGCAGAGTACGGTCGCCGGCGCGGCTTCCCCGGACCAGGCCGCCGCCCCACGCTCCCGACTGGCCTCGATCGTCCAGAGCCTCGCCCGACGGACCGGCCGGGCGGCCGGAGCGGTCGCCGCCGAGTGGTTCCTGCGCTACCTGGAACGGGTCGTCCGTCCCGTCCTGTGGCTCGACGGCGAGGCGGGCATCGCCTTGGAGGCGCACCAGCAGAACACCCTTCTCCTGCTGGACGCCGACGGCTGGCCCACGGGCGGCCGCTACCGGGACAACCAGGGCTACTACTTCCGTGAGTCCCGCCGCGCGGATCTCGCCGCCCGGCTGCCCGGGATCGGCGAGGCCAGCGACACCTTCGTGGCCGACGAGGTCACCGACGAGCGCTTCTGCTACTACCTGGGCATCAACAACGTCCTCGGTCTCGTCGGCGCGTTCGGCTCGCAGCGGCTCGCCGACGAACGACTGCTGCTCGCCGCCTTCCGGCGCTTCCTCGCGGACGCCGCCCACGGCCCGGGTCGGCTGCGCAGTTCGCTGCCGGCGCGGCTGCTCGACTCGCCCGTCCTGCGCTGCAAGGCCAATCTGCTGACACGGCTGCACGGCCTCGACGAACTCGTCGGACCGGTGGACACCCAGTCCGTCTACGTCACCCTCCCCAATCCGCTGCGTCCCTGA